A segment of the Deltaproteobacteria bacterium genome:
CTCATGAACTGCCGGAGAGGTTCGCGGTGCTGTCTCTAACCTTTCACCACGATACAAAAGCCGTCTGACCGTAACATCGAATCCCAATCCAAACTCCTGTGACATGCGACGAACCCGTCTCTGCCCCCAATGATTAACCCGCTCCAACAATCTCCCTATCCCATCCGAAAAAATCGGCTGGGTGTAGCCCAAGAGTTGATCGACTTCCGTCTCCACTCCCCGGAGCGTTCGCAATCGACCGGCAAGTCGTGATCCAAAAGGGGTCGCACGGAGGATCAACCCACCGCCGAGTAGGAGCAGAAGGGTTAAGGGAAGTGCAAATCCAGCCTGAACCGGTGCCCAGGGAGCGGGGGACCTTGAGACGAGGACAAATGTATCCCCCCCACGAGGTGGGATTACCTGTTCAGAAGGGTCTCCAAGGTTATCAGCAGGCCCAATAGCCCTGGTCTCTCCCCTTATGGAATCAATTCCAGCCATCAAGAGAAATTATCGGCTAAAAATGAGAGAGGTTGTTGATTGAGTTTTCGAACATAGCCGATTTCAAGTCTCAAAATTTTGGGGTATTGTTATGTGGATAAAATGGACCGAAATGATTTATAATTACTGATAAGCGTTGAATCATCCAAAGCCTTTTCGAACTGGCCGAGCCATTCAAGGATATACGAGTCATCGAGCTGATTCCCCTGTCGAATAATAATGCCTCTGGCATCCTCCCTGTCACGGGCCCTCGTTGAAATCATCTTGTAGATGATCAAGTCCTCAGCGGTACAGACGGTTAGTGAAAGATTCGCTTCAATCTTGATCGAACGTGCCCTTTGAATCGCCTTCTCATCAAAAGAGGTATCGGCGAGCAACAGATCAATGCGAGGTCCATCGGATTCCCTGATAAAAAGAAACCCGACTTCTCGGAGTGTTTTCTCCGGATCATCAGAAAGACAGAGATAAGTTGGTTTTAGCAGCTTGACGAGGCTGTGTGCCTCTTCTCTTTTGAGCAAGATCTTGAGATCCACATCTCTCGTCAACCGGGGATCACCCCAGATGGCAACTGCGAGACCTCCAATGGCGGCTGATCGAATTCCAGATCGAGAAAGATATTTTTGTATTTGGTTCGCACTTTGGAGGAGATCCTTCATTTCTTGTTGTTTAGCCAATGAGACAGATGTTGCAACCGTTTCTGAAACTGGGCCAAATAGGTTTCCCGCTCAGGATGAAAGAGTTTCTCTGTTTTCTCAAGCAGTGGTGAGAACTCGGAGAAGAGACGACGAAATTGAGCGAGAGACTCCTGAGGGGAAAGACGCCCCAGATCATTGAATCGAACACGTTCGGCAACTTCCCAACCCTTTCTGTGTGACGCCAAGTCTCTCATTCTCTGATTCTCCTCATGTCAAGGATCTCTTTGCACCTATACTGCCAGAGTTGGGACTAAAATCCAAGGAGGTTCTTGCTCCCTCAAATCACAGAACGATTTTTAAAAGCAACAAAACCACTGAAAAACCGATAATTTTCAGTGATATGCCTCTCTCGGCTATTCTGAAAAGACTTTCTGGTGAGAATTTTTATCCACTCAATGAGCAAAGCCCCGCAGACCCCAACCCAATACCAGAATTTCAATTTAAAAATCTCCTGCAACCTATTTTGGGAGTCGGCGCGATAGGGCTCATCGGCTGGGCCCTTTTCCGATTTGCCCGCTCACCACAGCTTGTTCGTGGAGTCGACTGGCCCGGATTTCCACATCGGAGATTTCATGTCGCCACGATGAGACCTCCGACTCACCATCATCATCGCAGGATACACCCTACAAAGCGTTTTGAGAGACCAGCCCCACCACAGATCCACGACAGTGATGACGCAAGGAGACTCCGGCGGGAGATCGAAGGGCTCCTCATCGAGATCCCAAGAAACCGTGGAAGGCGTCTGGAAGAATTGCATTCTGCGTTAGAGAAGCGGCTGAGGGCACATTCCAATCTCATTGGTCTCCGAACCCTGACCGCCGATCGCTCCTATCCCCCCGCTTTTCGAGCTTGGCATTACCGTTTAAACAGACGACTCTTTCATGCGGATGACGCTGCCTGTCGGAGGGAAATGGGTCGCTTGGGAAGGCGTTATAACGAAGATGATTACTTGCCCGAAATAACTCTGCCGTTGAAACGTGTTGTCCCTTTTCATCCTCTCACAGCAGGCATCAGAGGTCGGGGCGCTAGCGATGAAAGATCGTATCTAAACAATCTCAATGAAATACGAGCGATGATTGTCTGTCGACTCCTCAATTCGGGATGGAAGGTTGGGTCATGTCCATCAGCGCAAATGCTTCGTGGTGTCATCACGTCATTGGGGTGGGAAGAACAGCTACCATGCGTCTTTGGCCCAACAACGAATGGCCTTTACATCTTAAGCAATGGTCATCACCGCATTTCGGCGCTCATCACCCTTGTGACCGACGGCATCCTCCCTCTGAGAATATTAAACGAACTCCCTGTCGTCTGTTCTACATTGCTTGACTCCAAAAAATTGGCGACACTCGTCAGAGGATCGTTCAGGGAGGATATTTTTCCCTTCTCCTGGCATCAGGTTCTCGCGTTTGACTCGAGACTTTTTTCAACGCTCCACCGCCTCGGCGTGACAGCAACACTGCGTGATGTCGCTCAGGTCTAACAACCACCTTGCTAAGCAGCGGCCTTGATCGGAATCCTGCGCGTCTCCCGCAATACCTCCGATGATTTCGGCAGAGAAATATACAAGACACCCTTCTTGAATTCCGCACCCGCCTTATCCGTCAACACCTCGCATGGCAACGGGATCTCCCTGTAGACGGTGCCGAAAAAGCGTTCCTTCCGAAAATACCCCTTATTTTTTTCTTCCCTTTCCTCCTTCTTCTCTCCTTTGATAATCAGCCGATCTCTCGTCACAGTCACGTCCAAGTCCTCCTTATCCATCCCAGGCAGATCTGCGGCAATAACCACCTCACGATCTGTTTCAGAGACGTCAACTGAGACAAGCCCCTCCATTCCCACTCGCCAGGGTTCCAAAGGCTCTATCTCAAAACCACGCATCAGGTTGTCAAAGAGCCGATCGATCGCCTCATGAACAGACCAGATCCCCCTCCCTGGCAACCTTGAGGGTTGTATTGCTGGATGTTTGGTCTCCATAAAACACCTCCTTATGTTTGGGTTTAGTTTAATGAGCCATCGTCCTCATATGCGCCTGTTGTTTTCTGAGTTGAGTCTTCCTGAACCCCTTGTCCTCCTCCAGGACCTTTTCCAGGGCCTCCTGCAAGTCAGATAAAAAGGTTACGAAAGATCCCCGAAACCCCAATCTCAAAGCAACCTGATAAGAGGCCTCCGCTACCCGGCTCAGAAACTCTTTCAGGATCGTCTCAACGCTGTAATGAGTCCCACGGTTTCCTAGTTTCATGCCCCCTTTCTAATGCAGAAAATCGTGAGCGACTATGACATCTCTCAGTGAAGATTATGATTGTTATTAGATTTTATGGTTGATCAACTTTTGGTTAGTACATTTTTATTGATAAACCATAAGTATTTCTAACTTTTAGCGGGCACGTTCGTGCCCACCAAAAGTTGAAATGCGAACTATCAAGGACAATAATCTGCCGACCGCGTACCTCCACAACTTGATCCTCGCGAAACTCCTTAAGAAGCCTCATCGTCGTTTCTGATGCGGTGCCGATCATCTCCGCCATCTCTTCACGTGAAAGGGACACGTTGATACGAATCCCCCTCTTTTCTGAAATGCCGTGATGTTGAGAAAGTGTCGTGAGGAGACGCGCCAATCTTTCCCTGACAGAACTCTGGGCCAGATCGAGCCGTTCTTCGGCATCTTTGATCAGCTCCTGCGATAGGGTTCCCATGATCTCCAGTGCCATCTGAGGCTCCCGTGCTATCAGATCCAGAGCGGTCTCCCTATCCAGAAACCAGACAGTCCCCTCCTCGATCATCTCCGCGGTTGTTGTATAGGAATCACTCGCTAATATCGATTCCAAGGCAACAACATCCCCTCTTTCTGCCAGTTTGAGAATATGCTGTTTCCCTTCGGGGCTCACCTTATAGAGCTTCACCCTTCCTGTCTGGACCAAATAAATACCGACCGCTGGAGATTCTTCATAATAAAGCACCTGCCTTCTTTTATAGAGCCGCTGATGCGCGTGACCCTGAGAGGCAACAATAAATCGGCCGGCCAACGTGGCCGGCGCATAGATACCGTCCGATGAAACGGGAGAAGAGGCTGCAAGCGAAAGAGACATAGCGAAGATATTCTAAATATGGATCCTCTGATAGTCTATTGGGGAAGAGTTGATTCTGGCATCAGGGGAACCCTGATCCCCTCATTCCTTGACTTCGGCATCGAGCCACTTCACCGCATACTGCGCCAGGTGAGAGGCATCCGAAATATTCAGCTTCCCCTTGATATGCATCTTGTGGGTCTCCACAGTCTTCACACTTAAATGAAGCGTCGCTGCGATCTGACTCGTCGAATACCCCTGACCAATCAGACGAAAAACGGTAAGCTCGCGGTCGCTCAAGATCATCGGCGGAGATTGATGTGGTACCCCATTCAAAAATTCATTAATAATCGTCGTCGTCTCCCTCTCGCTCACATAAATATTCCCTTTGAGGATCTCCCGAATGGCATAAAAAAGTTTATCAGTAAGCTCCCGCTTCATCACATACCCCCTTGCCCCAGCCTTTAAAACCCGTTCCGCATAAAGAGATTCATCAAGCATTGAAAGCACCAACACGGAAAGCTTCGGATGCCGATGAACAAGTTCCTTGATGAGTTCAACTCCATCCTGGCCATTCAGAGAAAGGTCCACGAGCGCGAGATCGGGGAGTAACGAACCAGCCAGTCTCAAAGCCTCGTCAAAATTTCCAGCCTCTCCACAGGCGACCAGATCCGGCTCGCGATTGATGAGCTGTATCAGCCCTTCCCTGACAATCGGGTGATCATCAATAATCAATATCCGAAACTTCTGATCTTTTCCCGTCACAACTCACCTTTTACTTCGGGTTCGGAAGACACCAGCGAGGCCCTCATAAGACGACTTGTCTCTTGAAGGGCCTGATCGCTCAATAGGCTAAGCTTAAGGGCATCCCCCGCCTCTTCCGCTGACCGGTTTTTCAGTCTGTCGGCAAGCAGTTTTGCATAAAGCGAGATCGCGGTAAGCTGCTGGCCCAACCCATCATGAAATTTTTCTTTTAGCTTTTCCTGATTTTGTTGAAAATCATGCTGGTGACGTTGCCACTGACGAACGAGGGGACCGAAAACAAAAAGCTCCATCCCCACCAGGACTAAAAAAGAAACAAGCGCGATCACCCAGAAGTGCCCCGTAAACGAAAATCCTATCAGGATAGCGAGGAGGCAAAGATATTTTAACCTGTAGTTCAGAATGAGAGTCTACCTCTGGCCTTATTTTTAATCCTTTATGGCATCCCCGTCAAAGGTAGAAATTGGTGGGCCGATCCCGGCGGAAAGGGTCGCCATAATCCACGAATCTCCTTGGGCAAAACCTGCCTGACCCCTTCTATCTCTCCGAACGAAACATGCTTACTTAAAACCCAAAAGATCACATGCACGATATCCTCGATCTCAACCTCGGGTTTCTCATGAAGAAAATTAAGATGGGCCCGTACATTCCTCAAAAAATCCTCCCTCTTTCTCAATCGTGAAAAATGGTGAGAAGGACGCCATCCCTCAAAATAAAGCCCACGGATCAACATCGGCAATTGATCTGCAAGTTGGACCGTCTCTTCGAGTGTCAAATGGTCGCGTAAGGCATGGAGGACTGCCCTCAGTGCTACATACGCATGATGTCGATCTTCCCAATGCAGAAGCTGCCCGATATCCTTGAGCCAGATATTGGCCTTTTGAATCGTCGAATCAAAAACACCCAAACCGGTAAAGCCCATAATAAATACCTCCCGGACGACTCGACCTTTTCATAGATTTGCATAAATACCTATGACTTTAGACACCGATTTTCATGACTTTTGTCACCTGACAAAAGTCATGAAAAAATACCTCAAAAGTCATATTGATTGCCAGACAAAGACCTACAATCACCTCATCTATGGAAGAAGAAGGACACCCCATTCATGTACTGATGATGAATCGGGATATCAGCTATTTCCAGCATGTGAAAAGCGTGCTTTCCGAAAAAAAGCCAGTAATCCCGACGTTTGAGGTGGTCGGCGCTTTTTCCTTGCCGCAGGCGTACCGTCTTTTGGGAAAGGTGAAATTCGATGTCATCCTGCTGGACAACGAATTCCAGAATGGAAACGGGAGCGGAATCCATCTCTTTCACCAGGTCCAGAAACAGGCGATCAACACCCCGATTATTGTCCTCGCGGAGTCCCAAGACACGGCACAAGCGCTTTTGGAAATGCATGAAGGGGCACAGGATTATTTCGTGAAATGGGAATGTCACCCCGAGCGTCTCATGTTTTCGATCCTTTTCTCCATTGAACGAAACCGGGTTCGACAATCGCTGCATCAGATCAACAATGAGCTCGAAAGACGCGTGGTGGAAAGGACAAAACAGTTGAGAAACCTCACAGAACATCTTCAATCGATCCGGGAAGATGAAAGGACATCCCTCGCACGAGAGATCCACGATGAATTGGGACAGGAGCTCACGGCGATCAAGATGTACCTCTATCAACTCGACAAATCTCTGGCACCGACGAATAGCCAGGCTGTCTCCCAGGAGACCTACGGTCATCTGCATTCCATGTCCCAATTGATCGACCAAACCATCCAGTCGGTCAGAAAAATCGCATCCGAATTGAGGCCGAGCCTGCTCGACCATCTGGGGCTTGCCGAGGCGATTGAATGGGAAACGGAGGAATTCCAGAAGAGGACCGGGA
Coding sequences within it:
- a CDS encoding Hsp20/alpha crystallin family protein produces the protein METKHPAIQPSRLPGRGIWSVHEAIDRLFDNLMRGFEIEPLEPWRVGMEGLVSVDVSETDREVVIAADLPGMDKEDLDVTVTRDRLIIKGEKKEEREEKNKGYFRKERFFGTVYREIPLPCEVLTDKAGAEFKKGVLYISLPKSSEVLRETRRIPIKAAA
- a CDS encoding Crp/Fnr family transcriptional regulator → MSLSLAASSPVSSDGIYAPATLAGRFIVASQGHAHQRLYKRRQVLYYEESPAVGIYLVQTGRVKLYKVSPEGKQHILKLAERGDVVALESILASDSYTTTAEMIEEGTVWFLDRETALDLIAREPQMALEIMGTLSQELIKDAEERLDLAQSSVRERLARLLTTLSQHHGISEKRGIRINVSLSREEMAEMIGTASETTMRLLKEFREDQVVEVRGRQIIVLDSSHFNFWWARTCPLKVRNTYGLSIKMY
- a CDS encoding response regulator transcription factor gives rise to the protein MTGKDQKFRILIIDDHPIVREGLIQLINREPDLVACGEAGNFDEALRLAGSLLPDLALVDLSLNGQDGVELIKELVHRHPKLSVLVLSMLDESLYAERVLKAGARGYVMKRELTDKLFYAIREILKGNIYVSERETTTIINEFLNGVPHQSPPMILSDRELTVFRLIGQGYSTSQIAATLHLSVKTVETHKMHIKGKLNISDASHLAQYAVKWLDAEVKE
- a CDS encoding histidine kinase dimerization/phosphoacceptor domain-containing protein, yielding MIALVSFLVLVGMELFVFGPLVRQWQRHQHDFQQNQEKLKEKFHDGLGQQLTAISLYAKLLADRLKNRSAEEAGDALKLSLLSDQALQETSRLMRASLVSSEPEVKGEL
- a CDS encoding DUF2267 domain-containing protein: MGFTGLGVFDSTIQKANIWLKDIGQLLHWEDRHHAYVALRAVLHALRDHLTLEETVQLADQLPMLIRGLYFEGWRPSHHFSRLRKREDFLRNVRAHLNFLHEKPEVEIEDIVHVIFWVLSKHVSFGEIEGVRQVLPKEIRGLWRPFPPGSAHQFLPLTGMP
- a CDS encoding response regulator — its product is MEEEGHPIHVLMMNRDISYFQHVKSVLSEKKPVIPTFEVVGAFSLPQAYRLLGKVKFDVILLDNEFQNGNGSGIHLFHQVQKQAINTPIIVLAESQDTAQALLEMHEGAQDYFVKWECHPERLMFSILFSIERNRVRQSLHQINNELERRVVERTKQLRNLTEHLQSIREDERTSLAREIHDELGQELTAIKMYLYQLDKSLAPTNSQAVSQETYGHLHSMSQLIDQTIQSVRKIASELRPSLLDHLGLAEAIEWETEEFQKRTGIFCFHSLAREIVPDRNHTIAIFRIFQEIMTNITRHSQATKVEVRLSMEKRFVVLEVSDNGKGITEDQIQDPNSLGILGMRERALYMDGEMTFEKGKGQHGTKVVLKIPYRQSEEALCHASGF